From one Flavobacterium kingsejongi genomic stretch:
- a CDS encoding ammonium transporter has translation MKIEKRWIISFAVITCVAIAAILWPEITPNAAKRFEFGTTDQIVPADVAWLLTSSCLVLLMTPGLSFFYGGMVGRKNVISTMLQSFICLGIVSLIWVVVGFSLAFGDPIGITIDGQLYSFIGNPFSYTFMDYVGILPHKQIAPTIPFMLFALFQMKFAIITPAIITGSFAERVRFVSYLVFISLFILCIYTPLCHAVWHPNGILGTYFGVKDFAGGTVVHMSAGFAALAGALVLGKRQNSEHIPTNIPFVLLGTGMLWFGWFGFNAGSALAANGTAAMAFATTTTASAAAMLTWIFFDRVNGRKVSALGACIGAVVGLVAITPAAGFVTVPQSIFFGFITAIVCNIVMNCKLMRKIDDTLDVFACHGMGGIMGMILTAIFAQGENASLMHGGWSVFGHHMMALVLVGAFTFGGSILLYKFTSLFIPLRVSPEAEALGLDLSQHDETF, from the coding sequence ATGAAAATAGAAAAACGCTGGATCATTTCTTTCGCTGTCATAACCTGCGTCGCCATTGCCGCTATCCTATGGCCCGAGATTACGCCAAATGCCGCCAAACGCTTCGAATTTGGCACTACAGATCAAATCGTACCTGCCGATGTGGCTTGGTTACTCACTTCTTCCTGCCTTGTTTTATTAATGACACCCGGGCTTTCTTTTTTCTATGGCGGTATGGTCGGCCGGAAAAATGTAATTTCTACCATGCTTCAAAGTTTTATCTGCCTGGGTATTGTAAGCCTTATTTGGGTGGTAGTCGGATTTAGCCTTGCTTTTGGCGACCCTATCGGGATCACAATAGACGGGCAACTCTATAGCTTTATTGGGAATCCTTTCAGTTATACCTTTATGGATTATGTAGGCATTTTACCACACAAACAAATTGCCCCAACCATCCCTTTCATGCTTTTTGCCTTATTCCAGATGAAATTTGCCATCATCACACCGGCAATCATTACCGGTTCGTTTGCAGAACGGGTTCGTTTTGTGTCTTACTTGGTATTTATCAGCCTTTTTATACTCTGTATTTATACACCGTTATGCCATGCGGTATGGCATCCGAACGGTATTCTAGGAACCTATTTTGGAGTTAAGGATTTTGCCGGAGGAACCGTTGTACACATGAGTGCAGGATTTGCGGCTTTAGCCGGTGCCCTCGTACTTGGGAAAAGACAAAATAGCGAACACATCCCCACCAATATCCCATTCGTATTATTAGGAACCGGAATGTTGTGGTTTGGCTGGTTCGGATTCAATGCTGGCTCCGCTCTTGCCGCCAACGGAACCGCCGCTATGGCTTTTGCCACCACCACGACTGCCTCTGCCGCTGCCATGTTAACCTGGATCTTCTTCGATCGTGTAAACGGAAGAAAAGTCTCAGCCCTGGGAGCCTGTATTGGTGCCGTAGTAGGATTGGTTGCCATTACACCGGCTGCCGGATTTGTCACCGTTCCTCAAAGTATTTTCTTTGGATTCATCACTGCAATAGTATGCAACATTGTAATGAACTGTAAACTGATGCGAAAAATAGATGATACACTTGACGTTTTTGCCTGTCATGGAATGGGCGGTATTATGGGAATGATCTTAACTGCTATTTTTGCCCAGGGCGAAAATGCCAGCCTGATGCACGGTGGCTGGTCGGTATTTGGACACCATATGATGGCCTTAGTGCTTGTGGGTGCATTTACATTTGGAGGCTCCATCCTATTGTATAAGTTCACCAGCCTGTTTATTCCCCTTCGCGTGTCTCCCGAAGCCGAAGCTTTAGGCCTGGACTTGTCGCAGCATGATGAAACTTTCTGA
- a CDS encoding NADH:flavin oxidoreductase: MDITGLFRPFNLKSLSIKNRIVMAPMTRSFSPDGIPTAAVAEYYTKRAAGDVGLILSEGTVIDRISSSNDANIPRFHGEKALAGWQKVINDVHTAGGAMGPQIWHMGIMADHHSGWIPEGPFEGPSGLLSAEVKKGVAMTEADIEATVKAYGASAAAAKRLGFDCVEIHGAHGYLIDQFFWEKTNIRTDGYGGKTLEARSRFAIEVIKEVRRQVGEDFTIIIRLSQWKPSDYNSKLAKTPQEMEAWLAPMVAAGVDIFHCSQRRFWEPEFEGSDLNFAGWAKKITGQPTITVGSVGLTGDFTAAFQGESSEPSSLEELVRRFDRGDFDLVAVGRPLLADPEWVKKIEQGRTNELKGFTKDALMKLV, encoded by the coding sequence ATGGATATAACTGGTTTATTCAGGCCTTTCAACCTGAAATCGTTGTCAATTAAAAATCGTATTGTAATGGCTCCCATGACGCGTTCTTTTTCTCCTGATGGTATTCCGACAGCAGCTGTTGCGGAATATTACACCAAGCGGGCGGCAGGAGATGTGGGTTTGATATTATCAGAGGGTACGGTAATCGATCGGATATCGTCTTCCAATGATGCTAACATTCCCCGTTTTCATGGAGAAAAGGCATTAGCGGGATGGCAAAAAGTTATTAACGATGTGCATACTGCCGGTGGTGCTATGGGACCTCAAATTTGGCATATGGGTATTATGGCGGATCATCATTCCGGATGGATTCCTGAAGGGCCCTTTGAAGGGCCTTCAGGATTGCTCTCTGCAGAAGTGAAAAAAGGAGTTGCAATGACCGAAGCAGATATCGAAGCTACCGTTAAGGCGTATGGAGCATCTGCCGCTGCCGCAAAGCGACTGGGATTTGACTGTGTGGAAATCCATGGCGCGCATGGTTATCTTATCGATCAGTTTTTCTGGGAAAAAACCAATATCAGAACAGACGGTTATGGCGGAAAAACCCTGGAGGCCCGTAGTCGTTTTGCTATTGAAGTAATTAAAGAGGTCCGTAGGCAGGTAGGCGAAGATTTTACAATCATCATCCGGTTGTCACAGTGGAAACCATCGGATTATAACAGTAAATTAGCCAAAACACCACAAGAGATGGAAGCCTGGCTGGCTCCAATGGTGGCTGCAGGAGTGGATATTTTCCATTGTTCCCAAAGACGATTTTGGGAGCCTGAATTTGAGGGAAGTGACCTCAATTTTGCGGGCTGGGCGAAAAAGATCACCGGGCAGCCTACAATAACTGTAGGTTCTGTTGGGCTTACCGGAGACTTTACCGCTGCTTTTCAGGGAGAAAGTTCCGAACCGAGTTCACTGGAAGAATTGGTACGCCGTTTTGACCGGGGAGATTTTGACCTGGTTGCTGTAGGGCGTCCTTTATTGGCGGATCCGGAATGGGTGAAGAAAATCGAACAAGGCAGAACAAATGAGCTGAAAGGGTTTACGAAAGATGCCCTGATGAAATTGGTATAG
- a CDS encoding NAD(P)/FAD-dependent oxidoreductase has translation MIQESVDVLIIGAGPSGCVAAGYLHKNNASVKVVEKTKFPRFVIGESLIPRSMEHYEAAGLLDCLMAQNFEKKFGARFIRGNEVCLFDFSDKFTEGWNWTWQVPRADFDNTLAQEIIRKGIDLEFETEVLDVVFNGTSSIITVSDKEGTLKQISAKFIIDSSGYGRVLPRLLQLDAPSSIPENSSLFAHVIDSKRPAGTEGTLISFDILETKVWLWVIPFSNGTTSIGVVGPTAFINTLSPDTAEALKAVINRSDFYRDRFEGIDFLFTPHKIENYSCSVTRLCGPGYTLTGNSSEFLDPVFSSGVCFATESGLLSAKLFLRELNGEAVDWDTEYTEYMRRGVNVFATYVKEWYTGNLQTLFFHKPENPDVKRKICAVLAGYVWDEENPFVKKHDNVIRNMAYILNNEKSAQ, from the coding sequence ATGATACAGGAAAGTGTTGATGTACTGATAATTGGAGCGGGACCATCCGGTTGTGTTGCTGCTGGTTACCTCCATAAAAATAATGCCTCCGTAAAGGTGGTGGAAAAGACAAAATTCCCACGCTTTGTCATCGGCGAAAGCCTGATCCCGAGGTCGATGGAACATTATGAAGCAGCGGGTTTGCTGGACTGCCTGATGGCTCAAAATTTCGAGAAGAAATTCGGTGCCCGATTTATCCGTGGCAATGAAGTCTGCCTCTTTGATTTCAGCGATAAATTTACCGAAGGCTGGAACTGGACATGGCAGGTACCCCGGGCTGATTTTGACAATACACTGGCACAGGAAATCATCCGGAAAGGAATTGATCTCGAATTTGAAACCGAAGTCCTGGATGTGGTCTTTAATGGAACTTCCTCTATAATTACTGTGAGCGATAAAGAAGGTACTCTAAAACAAATTTCAGCCAAATTCATCATTGATTCCAGTGGTTATGGCCGGGTATTGCCCCGCCTGCTACAATTGGATGCGCCTTCCTCAATTCCGGAGAACTCCTCTTTATTTGCCCATGTGATCGACAGCAAGCGTCCCGCAGGAACCGAAGGCACGCTCATTTCCTTTGATATTTTAGAAACTAAAGTCTGGCTATGGGTCATTCCTTTTTCCAATGGCACAACCAGTATCGGTGTAGTGGGCCCTACGGCATTTATTAATACCCTTTCGCCCGATACTGCCGAAGCATTGAAAGCAGTCATTAACCGATCTGATTTTTACCGGGATCGCTTCGAGGGAATTGATTTTCTGTTCACCCCACATAAAATAGAAAACTATTCGTGTTCGGTAACCCGACTTTGCGGCCCTGGCTATACCTTAACCGGGAATAGTTCGGAGTTCCTCGATCCGGTTTTCTCTTCCGGGGTATGTTTCGCCACAGAATCAGGACTGCTGTCTGCCAAATTATTCCTACGTGAGTTGAATGGTGAAGCTGTAGACTGGGATACCGAATATACCGAATACATGCGCCGGGGAGTCAATGTTTTCGCTACCTATGTAAAAGAATGGTATACAGGCAACCTGCAAACCTTATTTTTCCACAAGCCGGAAAATCCAGATGTCAAACGAAAAATATGTGCCGTATTAGCCGGATATGTGTGGGATGAAGAAAATCCTTTTGTCAAAAAACACGATAATGTTATACGCAATATGGCGTACATCCTCAATAACGAAAAAAGCGCCCAATAA
- a CDS encoding HAL/PAL/TAL family ammonia-lyase → MNTINEYLNLNDFKSIIFNSKGITVSEDVLKRVSESFDFLKEFSANKVIYGVNTGFGPMAQYRIRDEDRIQLQYNLIRSHASGTGNPLNPLFVKSSILARLNTLSLGNSGVHPSVIHLMAAFINRDITPLIFEHGGVGASGDLVQLAHLALTLIGEGEVFYKGERTATKAVFEKENLQPIAVEIREGLALMNGTSVMTGIGIVNHHNAEKLVKWSIQFSAAINEIVKAYDDHLSFELNTTKRHKGQQQIAERMRNHLSDSKLIRKRADHLYTGANTEAIFKEKVQEYYSLRCVPQILGPVLDTITAVGEVLENEINSANDNPIIDVKNKQVYHGGNFHGDYISLEMDKLKIVITKLTMLAERQLNYLLNSKINEILPPFVNLGTLGFNFGMQGVQFTATSTTAENQMLSNPMYVHSIPNNNDNQDIVSMGTNAAVITGKVIENAFEVLAIELITIVQAIDYLDYKDEIASETRKLYDAVRKIIPEFKEDQVMYPFVQQVKDYLINN, encoded by the coding sequence ATGAATACAATTAATGAATATTTAAACCTAAACGATTTTAAATCAATCATTTTTAATAGTAAAGGTATAACAGTCAGTGAGGACGTTTTAAAAAGGGTAAGTGAAAGTTTCGATTTTTTAAAAGAATTCTCTGCGAATAAAGTCATCTATGGTGTCAATACCGGCTTTGGCCCAATGGCTCAATACCGCATCCGGGATGAAGATCGGATCCAGTTGCAATATAACCTGATCCGCAGCCATGCTTCGGGTACCGGGAATCCATTGAATCCTTTATTTGTCAAGTCGTCTATACTGGCACGATTGAATACGCTGTCCCTTGGTAATTCGGGAGTACATCCTTCCGTGATCCACCTGATGGCAGCATTTATCAACCGTGATATTACACCATTAATTTTTGAACATGGCGGAGTAGGCGCCAGTGGGGACTTAGTACAATTGGCACATTTGGCATTAACGCTTATCGGAGAAGGGGAAGTGTTCTATAAAGGAGAACGAACGGCTACAAAAGCCGTATTTGAAAAAGAAAACCTACAGCCTATTGCGGTGGAAATACGGGAAGGCCTCGCCTTGATGAATGGTACCTCCGTAATGACCGGAATTGGAATCGTAAACCATCATAATGCAGAAAAATTAGTTAAATGGTCGATCCAGTTCTCTGCTGCGATTAATGAAATCGTAAAAGCCTATGATGATCATTTATCATTTGAATTAAACACCACCAAAAGGCATAAAGGACAACAGCAAATTGCAGAAAGGATGCGAAATCATCTTTCAGACAGTAAGCTGATCCGTAAAAGGGCAGATCATTTATATACGGGAGCCAATACTGAGGCTATTTTTAAGGAAAAAGTACAGGAGTATTATTCCCTGCGTTGTGTCCCTCAGATTTTAGGCCCGGTTTTGGATACCATCACAGCTGTAGGTGAAGTTTTGGAAAATGAAATCAATTCGGCTAACGATAATCCGATTATTGATGTAAAAAATAAACAAGTATACCACGGGGGGAATTTTCACGGGGATTACATTTCCCTGGAGATGGACAAATTGAAAATTGTTATTACCAAACTGACGATGCTGGCAGAGCGGCAATTGAATTATTTGCTGAATTCAAAAATCAATGAGATCCTGCCGCCATTTGTTAACCTGGGTACACTGGGATTCAATTTTGGGATGCAGGGTGTACAGTTTACGGCGACCTCTACCACAGCGGAAAATCAGATGCTTTCTAACCCGATGTACGTACACAGTATTCCGAATAATAATGATAATCAGGATATTGTAAGCATGGGTACGAATGCAGCCGTTATCACGGGCAAAGTAATCGAAAATGCATTTGAAGTGCTGGCGATTGAGTTAATTACCATTGTACAGGCTATAGATTATTTGGATTACAAAGATGAAATTGCCTCTGAGACACGCAAATTATATGATGCGGTGCGAAAAATCATTCCCGAATTTAAAGAAGATCAGGTGATGTATCCTTTTGTGCAACAGGTGAAGGATTACCTGATTAATAATTAA
- the fabG gene encoding 3-oxoacyl-ACP reductase FabG: MKCALVTGGSRGIGSAICQKLAIDTDYHILINYQANKEAAAATLEAVIANGNTGELLQFDVADGAAVKTVLTQWQEANPEAVVEVIVNNAGITRDGLFMWMEPEDWSAVINTSLNGFYNVTNFFIQKMLRNKYGRIVNLASVSGVKGTAGQTNYSAAKGAIVGVTKALAQEVAKRNITVNAVAPGFIKSDMTSQLDEKELVKLVPLNRFGEAEEVADLVSFLVSKKASYITGEVININGGIYS, from the coding sequence ATGAAATGTGCATTAGTAACAGGGGGTTCAAGAGGGATCGGAAGTGCCATTTGCCAAAAACTGGCCATAGATACCGATTACCATATCCTGATCAACTACCAGGCTAATAAAGAAGCCGCAGCAGCAACCCTGGAAGCGGTTATAGCCAATGGGAATACAGGAGAACTCCTACAGTTTGATGTTGCCGATGGTGCAGCAGTAAAAACTGTTTTAACCCAATGGCAGGAAGCGAATCCTGAGGCTGTAGTAGAAGTAATTGTTAATAATGCCGGCATTACACGGGATGGCCTTTTTATGTGGATGGAACCTGAGGATTGGTCAGCGGTAATCAATACCAGCCTGAATGGCTTTTATAATGTAACTAATTTCTTTATCCAGAAGATGCTTCGGAATAAATATGGGCGGATTGTAAATTTAGCCTCTGTTTCCGGAGTAAAAGGTACTGCGGGGCAAACGAATTATTCCGCTGCCAAAGGAGCAATCGTAGGGGTTACCAAAGCCCTGGCGCAAGAAGTTGCCAAACGGAATATTACGGTAAATGCAGTAGCACCGGGATTTATAAAATCAGATATGACAAGCCAACTGGATGAAAAAGAACTGGTAAAACTGGTTCCATTGAACCGGTTTGGCGAAGCGGAAGAAGTAGCGGATCTCGTTAGTTTTTTAGTTTCGAAAAAAGCCTCCTATATTACTGGAGAAGTAATTAATATCAATGGAGGAATATATTCTTAA
- a CDS encoding beta-ketoacyl-[acyl-carrier-protein] synthase family protein, with protein sequence MERRVVITGMGIYSCIGTSLDEVTQSLQQGKSGIGYDAERKEFGFRSALTGMVPKPDLKNLLSRRQRISIGEETEYAYMATLQALEQAEIDDAFLDHNEVGIMYGNDSVSKAIIEATDIVREKKDTALIGSGAIFKSMNSTVTMNLSTIFRLKGINMTISAACASGSHAIGMGYHLIKSGLQDLIICGGAQEINKYAMSSFDGLGVFSPDEAVPEKASRPFDASRNGLIPSGGGATLVLESYESALKRGVPILGEVIGYGFSSNGGHISTPNVEGPAHAMQKALDQAGIQASDVDYINAHATSTPVGDENEAKAIFEIFGKSNPYVSSTKSMTGHECWMAGASEVIYSLLMMQHNFIAPNINLEVPDADSQKLNIARTTITKEINIFLSNSFGFGGTNSALIVKKFK encoded by the coding sequence ATGGAAAGGAGAGTAGTTATTACAGGTATGGGGATTTATTCCTGCATCGGGACTTCACTGGATGAGGTTACGCAATCGTTACAACAGGGAAAGTCGGGAATAGGCTATGATGCAGAACGCAAAGAATTTGGTTTTCGTTCGGCACTGACCGGAATGGTGCCCAAACCCGACCTGAAAAACCTTTTGAGCCGAAGACAGCGCATCAGCATCGGAGAGGAAACGGAATATGCCTATATGGCAACATTACAGGCTTTGGAACAAGCGGAAATCGATGATGCATTTTTGGACCACAACGAAGTAGGGATAATGTACGGCAACGATAGCGTTTCCAAAGCAATTATCGAAGCTACGGATATTGTCAGGGAAAAAAAGGATACGGCTTTAATCGGTTCCGGAGCGATATTCAAATCCATGAATTCTACTGTAACCATGAACCTGTCTACGATTTTCAGGCTCAAAGGGATCAATATGACCATTAGTGCCGCTTGTGCCAGTGGTTCTCACGCAATTGGGATGGGATACCACCTGATCAAAAGCGGATTACAGGATCTTATAATTTGTGGTGGCGCACAGGAAATTAATAAATATGCCATGAGCAGCTTTGATGGTCTTGGGGTTTTTTCCCCGGATGAAGCTGTTCCGGAAAAAGCATCGCGCCCTTTTGATGCGAGCCGTAATGGCCTTATTCCAAGTGGTGGTGGTGCTACCTTGGTTCTGGAAAGTTATGAGTCGGCGCTAAAAAGAGGGGTGCCTATCCTGGGCGAAGTAATCGGTTATGGCTTTTCTTCGAATGGCGGGCATATTTCTACACCCAATGTCGAAGGACCGGCACATGCCATGCAGAAAGCGCTGGATCAGGCAGGAATTCAGGCATCAGATGTGGATTATATCAATGCTCATGCGACCTCTACTCCTGTAGGTGATGAAAATGAAGCGAAGGCTATCTTTGAAATTTTCGGAAAAAGCAACCCCTATGTGAGTTCTACAAAATCAATGACCGGGCATGAATGCTGGATGGCGGGTGCCAGTGAAGTCATCTATTCTTTACTGATGATGCAGCATAATTTCATCGCTCCTAATATAAATTTGGAGGTTCCAGATGCTGACTCACAGAAATTAAATATTGCCCGAACGACCATTACTAAAGAAATTAATATATTTTTGTCGAATTCTTTCGGATTTGGGGGGACTAATTCCGCATTAATAGTAAAAAAGTTTAAGTAG
- a CDS encoding acyl carrier protein, with translation MDKAAIITTINEFLIDEFEVDGATISPEAILKDTLGLDSLDYVDLVVTVESNFGVKLGEADFVGIATFQDFYDLIENKIKSKTA, from the coding sequence ATGGACAAAGCAGCAATAATAACGACAATAAATGAGTTTCTGATCGATGAATTTGAAGTGGATGGTGCGACGATAAGCCCAGAAGCCATTTTAAAAGATACATTAGGACTTGATAGCCTGGATTATGTGGACCTGGTGGTGACTGTAGAATCTAATTTCGGGGTAAAACTTGGAGAGGCCGATTTTGTTGGGATCGCTACATTCCAGGATTTCTATGATCTCATAGAGAATAAAATTAAAAGTAAAACAGCGTAG
- a CDS encoding lipid A biosynthesis acyltransferase has translation MSKWDGKSKGTVLGYRIFVFCIKNLGIRTAYFMLYFVACYYFLFLTKSNRAMYYYFKERLGYSSFKARKMVYNSYYTFGQTLIDKTALSAGLRNQFTYEFDGIENLRKLLSEKKGGVLISAHIGNFEINEYFFNDIDSELQINVVTTDNEHRAIKEYLESISKEPNAKFIILQEDMSHIFEINNALANNELVCFTGDRYFEGTKSLTADFLGKETTFPAGPFLIASRLRVPVVFVYVMKEPKMHYHLYARVAEVSHRNEKELLKTYIKSIEFMLSRYPLQWFNYFDFWNAFPQDKK, from the coding sequence ATGAGCAAGTGGGACGGTAAGTCAAAGGGTACCGTTTTGGGGTACAGAATATTTGTTTTTTGCATCAAAAACCTGGGTATCCGGACAGCCTACTTCATGCTGTACTTTGTAGCGTGTTACTATTTCCTGTTTCTCACAAAAAGCAACCGGGCGATGTACTATTATTTTAAGGAACGCCTCGGTTATTCTTCATTTAAAGCCCGGAAAATGGTGTACAATAGTTATTATACTTTTGGGCAGACACTCATTGATAAAACGGCGCTTTCTGCGGGCTTACGCAATCAGTTTACTTATGAGTTTGATGGGATTGAAAACCTGAGAAAGCTGTTGTCTGAAAAAAAGGGTGGCGTATTAATCAGTGCGCACATTGGTAATTTTGAGATAAACGAATATTTCTTTAATGATATTGATTCGGAACTCCAGATTAATGTGGTTACCACAGATAATGAACATCGTGCTATAAAGGAATACCTCGAAAGTATTTCCAAGGAACCCAATGCTAAATTCATTATCCTACAGGAAGATATGTCTCATATCTTTGAAATTAACAATGCCTTGGCCAATAATGAACTGGTGTGTTTTACCGGAGACCGTTATTTTGAAGGGACAAAATCACTGACCGCAGATTTTTTAGGCAAAGAAACTACATTTCCAGCCGGCCCTTTCCTGATTGCTTCACGGTTGCGCGTTCCTGTGGTTTTTGTATATGTGATGAAAGAACCGAAGATGCATTACCACCTGTATGCGAGGGTAGCAGAAGTCAGCCACAGAAATGAAAAAGAATTATTGAAAACCTATATAAAAAGCATCGAATTTATGTTAAGCCGTTACCCATTACAATGGTTTAACTATTTTGATTTCTGGAATGCTTTTCCACAGGATAAAAAATAG
- a CDS encoding phytoene desaturase family protein, with protein MEEFDAIIIGSGAGGLSTALCLARAGQKVIVLEQHSVPGGWCHSFTLNGQRFSPGVHYIGLLDEGASTSELYKGLGVANDLVFFRMNPNGYDHCRINSERFDFPAGIENLQAGLIEKFPHEEKNIKEYLTLIKRVNRELQLIPTLKGLWQKITVPFRTKHFGKFALFSLKRVVDWHIKDPMLKAVLNAQCGDHGLPPKRASFPVHCSVMNHYLEGGFYPMGGGSGIVKAMTKQIKRHGGTIRTNQTVSRILVENNTAYGVELANGTQIKAKVIVSNTDPTNTYLKLVGKDKISKKLARRLEKTKYSVTSLILFLTLEMDVTQAGIDSGNVWYFKDEHTDAHFETLMQPDILEGDEFPAFFLSCTTLKDPVSYNGRYHNFEVVTYVDYDSFSAFHALEEYHSPEYHVFKEKIIAKFMNSISKIIPGSRDHVVYAELGTPKTNEFYINSTRGNVYGTEKTLQQIGPFAYKNKSEIDNLFLCGASTLSHGVTGATYSGLEAAARILNCKSSDLILKDDNQKIRIYDAEDPAGWDAFIHQKREDKQRNFKEAKFN; from the coding sequence ATGGAAGAATTTGATGCGATTATCATTGGTTCGGGGGCTGGAGGTCTTTCCACAGCCTTATGCCTGGCACGGGCCGGACAAAAAGTAATAGTACTGGAACAACATAGCGTTCCCGGTGGATGGTGCCATAGCTTCACGCTAAATGGGCAACGTTTTAGTCCCGGGGTTCATTATATCGGATTATTGGATGAAGGGGCTTCAACAAGCGAACTTTACAAAGGATTGGGTGTTGCGAATGACCTGGTTTTTTTCAGGATGAATCCAAATGGCTATGATCATTGCCGGATTAATTCGGAACGGTTCGATTTTCCGGCAGGAATTGAAAACTTACAGGCGGGCCTGATTGAAAAATTTCCCCACGAAGAAAAGAATATTAAAGAATACCTGACCCTGATTAAAAGGGTAAACCGGGAGCTACAGCTGATTCCAACCTTAAAAGGGCTTTGGCAAAAGATCACTGTGCCTTTCCGGACTAAACATTTTGGGAAGTTTGCCCTTTTCAGCCTTAAGAGGGTAGTGGATTGGCACATTAAAGACCCAATGTTAAAGGCAGTACTGAATGCGCAGTGTGGCGATCATGGATTGCCTCCCAAACGGGCCAGCTTTCCAGTGCACTGTTCGGTAATGAATCATTACCTGGAAGGCGGTTTTTATCCCATGGGCGGTGGCAGCGGAATCGTCAAAGCGATGACCAAACAAATCAAACGTCATGGAGGAACGATCCGGACGAATCAAACAGTTTCCAGGATATTAGTCGAAAATAATACGGCCTATGGTGTGGAACTGGCGAATGGCACCCAGATAAAAGCGAAGGTAATTGTCTCCAATACCGATCCAACCAATACGTACCTGAAACTGGTAGGCAAAGATAAGATTAGTAAAAAACTGGCCAGGCGACTGGAGAAAACAAAATACTCGGTGACTTCCCTGATCCTCTTCCTGACACTGGAGATGGATGTAACACAGGCGGGAATCGATTCGGGAAATGTATGGTATTTCAAGGATGAACATACCGATGCACATTTTGAGACCCTGATGCAACCCGATATTTTAGAAGGTGATGAGTTTCCTGCTTTTTTCTTAAGCTGTACTACGCTCAAAGATCCGGTAAGTTACAACGGGCGATACCATAATTTTGAAGTGGTGACCTATGTTGATTATGATAGTTTTTCCGCATTTCATGCATTGGAGGAATATCACTCTCCCGAGTATCATGTTTTTAAGGAAAAAATCATTGCAAAATTTATGAACAGCATCAGTAAAATTATACCCGGATCCCGGGATCATGTGGTTTATGCGGAGTTGGGAACACCAAAAACCAATGAATTCTATATTAATTCCACCCGGGGAAATGTATATGGAACCGAAAAAACCTTACAGCAGATAGGCCCTTTTGCCTATAAAAATAAAAGTGAAATTGACAACCTCTTCCTTTGTGGTGCAAGTACGTTGTCTCATGGCGTTACCGGCGCAACCTATTCCGGGCTGGAAGCTGCGGCAAGGATATTGAATTGCAAATCAAGTGACCTGATACTGAAAGATGACAATCAGAAAATCCGGATTTACGATGCAGAAGATCCTGCGGGCTGGGATGCATTCATCCATCAGAAAAGGGAAGATAAACAACGGAACTTTAAAGAAGCAAAATTTAATTAG